In a single window of the Debaryomyces hansenii CBS767 chromosome A complete sequence genome:
- a CDS encoding DEHA2A03102p (weakly similar to uniprot|Q03690 Saccharomyces cerevisiae YMR012W CLU1 translation initiation factor eIF3), whose translation MSSDEASSEALAQEDIKQITLRIKLPACISNEEDLEVPSLLSETLADIRETLNLSAATQNLTNFNVFYQDINLSENFDDLVPLNDILTELGVGEIDSLNLVLKEKPYNLAAIYDHLNKFREVIGLHFLDKYSSEVGVLSGVSKFGDIDLQDVKETEPETQDDKDKETDETKSTKEDSNQTEEKKSEIVFTAEEKQQIGKITDELISGNTPSLVEFGTFDNISGSIKTPIKSLTVSQWSPVPSFQKLKGDLLYITLQTLENETLNITCHLSGFFVNKSSTINFNPAIKMNENGKVHKDYLLINLVDSLSPSFSKTIQENELVLSRSSKHPESFLIPSNSLMSSPWIVNPSKFANQPDASRSQLPLISNGVDGSGFVKEWNEDFQAIRELPNSTINERILREKLLMKSLHEFNKVATETAMNVIKGNLTPLNPNEPKDYHIYLRNGIFYSLGVNATGAFDCTGGNEAARYTSSKDLAAIKLLNRIDAKGIYNLVTCIVDYMGQRVICQAPVPGILDSSHEDENEEEPTDKVCYGLSTDGSKIFSDSSFENVLKPIAEAFHLKPHPVTLLDNVKSQGDLITSKDIKGVKGTDERKYIIDLYRATPLDIEFIESNWDESKETSYPHRETALRHEAVEEWWKRKVSVLFKAETERLEKEGKLESKDGEKPQIVLPSDQITINTDAFTTIDESSDDQNEVREVSKFIKEHLIEEFLEENSKQISPFDGNHLTSMLHKQGINLRYLGHIAEQACVRKDEHLKKITEARKVNEEEISKRKEESEKKATEGKDQDKEEEKANDNEKNKEDDKEEVSNGEFEPIVANFDSLYRISVQEMVARSVKHLLRKISADIPVYLIPAFVSHFHNCLLGSEINSSPECIIDETLKGFYNATELEFTKLNSNKVIALVANEVLIRFRYELPTDWISTLIRPFQLFREIAIKYGIQWKSQEYAFTNEEFEKVKDKLAVETQVFEAKTSKHKKNKKQQSQLITKSVDRTTIFVTDDIVNFVPIVKDSTYRSSLVDEIFETARAQIFKGETETGINLLNNLLSVYEQIYGRVHPETSKFYGLLSQYYAELGLKSEACNIARKACILAERTTGFDSYESITAYINSAFFESTNDDYINALNLYNKAINDWTLVYGDGHPSSVNTYANLAELLSEHKLFQQANKLFEKAISISTKLNGEESQICGMLRYRYGGTLLGGGDFKSALDQFKSANDIFTKFIGPDDQLSKKSLSFVTNISTYLAYNEHQKSEQKKALAQQASASNGKVKAKSAVEQQLKSSKKGKKNDATQPNPEIASKSVDDILQYIEGKNPKKQLKKKSNNKKSKK comes from the coding sequence ATGTCGTCCGACGAAGCATCTTCAGAAGCATTGGCTCAAGAAGACATCAAACAGATTACATTGAGAATCAAGCTTCCCGCTTGTATCTCCAATGAAGAAGACTTAGAAGTTCCGTCATTGTTGAGCGAAACGTTAGCTGATATAAGAGAAACATTGAATCTTTCGGCTGCTACACAGAATTTGACTAATTTTAATGTTTTCTACCAGGACATAAATCTTAGTGAAAATTTCGATGATTTGGTTCCATTGAATGACATTTTGACCGAATTGGGTGTTGGCGAAATTGATCTGTTGAATTTGGTATTGAAGGAAAAACCTTACAATTTGGCCGCTATCTATGATCACTTGAACAAGTTTAGAGAGGTTATTGGTTTACACTTCCTTGACAAATACAGTTCTGAAGTTGGCGTTTTGAGTGGTGTTTCCAAGTTCGGGGACATTGACTTACAAGATGTTAAAGAGACGGAACCGGAGACTCAAGATGacaaagataaagaaaCTGATGAAACTAAGAGTACCAAGGAGGATTCCAATCAAACCGAAGAGAAGAAATCCGAAATTGTATTCACAGCTGAAGAAAAGCAGCAAATAGGCAAAATCACTGATGAGTTGATTTCTGGAAATACTCCTAGTTTGGTTGAATTTGGAACCTTTGATAACATCAGCGGCAGTATTAAGACCCcaatcaaatcattgaCTGTTTCTCAGTGGTCTCCTGTTCCTTCATTTCAGAAGCTCAAAGGTGACTTGTTATATATTACGTTGCAAACcttagaaaatgaaactCTCAATATTACCTGCCATCTTTCAGGGTTTTTCGTTAACAAATCTTCTACAATTAACTTTAATCCAGCCATtaaaatgaatgaaaatggtaaaGTTCATAAGGATTATTTGTTAATTAATTTGGTAGATTCATTGTCACCTTCTTTTAGCAAAACgattcaagaaaatgaattggtATTATCAAGATCTAGTAAACATCCTGAATCTTTCTTAATCCCTTCAAACTCTTTAATGTCAAGTCCTTGGATTGTTAATCCATCTAAGTTTGCCAATCAACCGGATGCTTCGAGGTCACAATTACCTTTGATCTCAAACGGAGTTGACGGATCGGGATTTGTTAAAGAATGGAATGAAGATTTTCAAGCTATTCGTGAATTACCAAACTCTAccattaatgaaagaattttaagagagaaattattaatgaaatcattacatgaatttaataaggTTGCGACTGAAACTGCTATGAACGTTATCAAAGGCAACTTAACACCATTAAATCCAAATGAACCAAAAGattatcatatttatttgagaAATGGAATTTTTTACTCATTAGGTGTAAATGCTACAGGGGCATTTGATTGTACTGGTGGTAATGAAGCAGCAAGATATACTTCGAGTAAAGATTTAGCAGCCATTAAACTTTTGAACAGAATTGATGCGAAGggtatttataatttggTTACTTGTATCGTTGATTATATGGGTCAAAGAGTTATATGTCAAGCACCTGTTCCAGGTATTTTAGATTCCAGTcatgaagatgaaaatgagGAAGAGCCAACGGATAAGGTTTGCTACGGTTTATCCACAGATGGATCAAAGATTTTTAGTGACTCTTCTTTCGAAAATGTATTGAAACCTATTGCCGAAGCATTCCATTTAAAGCCACATCCAGTTACTTTACTTGATAACGTGAAATCACAAGGCGATTTAATTACTTCGAAAGACATAAAGGGTGTTAAAGGTACTGATGAGcgtaaatatattattgatttgtACAGAGCCACTCCGCTTGATATTGAGTTTATCGAATCTAATTGGGACGAATCTAAAGAAACATCTTATCCTCATAGAGAAACTGCTTTAAGACATGAGGCAGTTGAAGAATGGTGGAAACGTAAGGTTTCTGTATTATTCAAGGCAGAAACAGAACGTTTAGAAAAGGAAGGGAAATTGGAATCTAAAGACGGTGAAAAGCCTCAAATTGTACTTCCTTCTGATCAGATTACCATTAACACTGATGCTTTTACGACAATTGATGAAAGCTCTGATGACCAAAATGAAGTTAGAGAAGTTTCTAAGTTTATCAAAGAGCATttgattgaagaatttttagAAGAAAACTCAAAGCAAATATCTCCATTTGATGGTAATCACTTAACCTCAATGTTACACAAACAAGGTATTAATTTAAGATACTTGGGTCATATTGCTGAACAAGCATGTGTTAGAAAAGATGAGcacttgaagaaaattaCAGAAGCCAGAAAAGTAAACGAAGAGGAAATTTCCAAGAGAAAGGAAGAATCTGAAAAGAAAGCCACCGAAGGAAAAGATcaagataaagaagaagaaaaggctaatgataatgagaAAAATAAGGAAGATGACAAAGAGGAAGTCTCGAATGGTGAATTTGAACCAATTGTTGCAAACTTTGATTCTCTTTATAGAATTTCTGTTCAAGAGATGGTTGCTAGATCTGTGAAGCATTTATTGCGTAAGATTTCTGCTGATATTCCAGTTTACTTAATTCCAGCCTTTGTTTCCCATTTCCATAATTGTTTGTTGGGAAGcgaaattaattcaagCCCAGAATGCATAATCGATGAGACTTTAAAGGGTTTCTACAATGCGACTGAATTAGAATTTACTAAATTGAACAGTAACAAAGTTATTGCATTAGTTGCGAATGAAGTTTTGATTCGTTTTAGATATGAATTACCAACTGATTGGATTTCGACTTTAATCAGAccatttcaattatttaGAGAAATTGCCATTAAATATGGTATTCAATGGAAATCCCAGGAATATGCTTTCAccaatgaagaatttgaaaaggtCAAAGATAAATTAGCTGTAGAGACACAAGTCTTCGAAGCTAAAACTTCTAAGCATaagaaaaataagaaaCAACAGTCTCAACTTATAACCAAATCTGTTGACCGTACTACAATTTTCGTTACAGATgatattgttaattttgTGCCAATCGTGAAGGATTCGACTTATAGATCAAGTCTCgttgatgaaatatttgaaactGCTAGAGcacaaattttcaaaggTGAAACTGAAACAGGTATCAACTTATTGAATAACTTGTTGTCTGTTTACGAACAAATTTACGGCAGAGTTCATCCAGAAACAAGCAAATTCTATGGGTTATTATCTCAATACTATGCAGAATTGGGTTTAAAGAGTGAGGCTTGTAATATTGCCCGTAAGGCTTGTATTTTGGCAGAAAGAACTACCGGTTTTGACTCCTATGAAAGTATTACTGCTTACATCAATTCAGCATTCTTCGAAAGTACAAATGATGACTACATAAATGCTTTGAACTTGTACAATAAGGCTATAAATGACTGGACCCTTGTTTATGGTGATGGCCATCCATCTTCTGTCAACACTTATGCTAACTTGGCTGAACTCTTATCAGAACATAAGTTATTCCAGCAagctaataaattattcgaaAAGGCTATTTCCATTTCAACTAAATTGAACGGAGAAGAATCTCAAATCTGTGGTATGCTTAGATACAGATACGGTGGTACTTTGTTAGGAGGGGGAGATTTTAAATCTGCTTTGGACCAGTTTAAGTCAGCCAATGATATATTCACTAAATTCATTGGTCCTGATGATCAACTTTCAAAGAAGTCTTTAAGTTTTGTCACCAACATATCTACCTATTTGGCTTACAATGAGCATCAAAAGTCAGAACAAAAGAAAGCTCTTGCTCAACAAGCAAGCGCATCTAATGGTAAAGTCAAAGCAAAATCTGCTGTTGAACAACAATTAAAGAGCAGTAAGAAGggaaagaaaaatgatgCAACTCAGCCTAACCCTGAAATAGCCTCTAAATCTGTTGATGATATCTTGCAATATATTGAAGGAAAGAACCCTAAAaaacaattaaagaaaaaatcaaataataaaaaatccaaaaaaTAA
- a CDS encoding DEHA2A03124p (weakly similar to uniprot|Q04511 Saccharomyces cerevisiae YML088W UFO1 F-box receptor protein), giving the protein MEHGNGVEVDGLGNTIKHVAQSVESSKYITFNDLPNEILIQVFSNLDPIQLCSVRLVCKHWNYAVSDKSTWIKSFGLKFGTRQTFPSVSNSKLWISEYLYRLQMYKKWKKAIATHKNYQLLNNEYGLVDFALTNFAQDKLLTFARISGDISMCNLNNGKNQTFIPGNYLLTQITCYAVNWTYLMVGKLNGELYLKNLITSTSSGSNRSSLIKFEDGENSRNDTITGCCLNYHFDKRKESIDCISSSIKGSLKCWNLGGKLIKKIELNEPIITVKSDFKNYIIAQGQKKTFIIHIRTFEIVSIEMGMSIEEFENSFVDVDYGDSNVVICYESTIKVINFKNLGNVRLKEVILPDDVSILESKFQTVPYSKLHNRDSEIAGSDGLMCANILSDDTVIVWNIRDSATQIVPQCTITPIFNKHHPAIPNDRTYATSIALNNSVIAIGGYNGFTNLYNIFTGDFIRECSIKFPKRLSHMYQHIIPIKDIQLNDSPTSSNGIIICGDAIQYFQFGEPKQQTTTTTKKRLNVGPSNKQVVHQNIKDEIDDYENLQEAKHRRELLFAKYNGDKYDDNDDELSIAIALSESFQNSNGSKAESVDDDEDAQLKLAIELSKSTETEPVDNDDIEQILKLSLIDQ; this is encoded by the coding sequence ATGGAACATGGTAATGGTGTAGAGGTGGATGGGTTGGGAAATACGATCAAACATGTTGCCCAGTCTGTTGAATCCTCCAAGTATATCACATTCAACGACTTAcctaatgaaatattgatcCAGGTATTTTCTAACTTAGACCCTATACAGTTGTGTTCGGTGAGATTGGTTTGCAAACACTGGAACTATGCTGTGCTGGATAAATCTACATGGATCAAATCCTTTGGGCTAAAGTTTGGTACCAGACAAACGTTTCCTAGCGTAAGTAACTCGAAGCTTTGGATTCTGGAATATTTATACCGGTTACAAATGTACAAGAAGTGGAAGAAGGCGATAGCAACACACAAAAATTATCAGTTATTGAACAATGAATATGGATTGGTGGATTTTGCCTTGACCAATTTTGCCCAGGACAAGTTGTTGACATTTGCAAGGATAAGTGGTGATATTTCGATGtgtaatttgaataatggtAAGAACCAAACGTTTATACCTGGGAACTATTTATTGACCCAAATAACATGTTACGCAGTTAACTGGACTTATTTAATGGTTGGGAAATTGAATGGAGAGTTGtacttgaagaatttgataacgTCTACATCATCTGGTTCAAATCGGTCATCACttataaaatttgaagatggaGAGAATTCTCGCAATGATACTATAACTGGATGTTGCTTAAACTATCACTTCGATAAAAGGAAGGAAAGCATCGATTGTATTTCCTCCTCGATAAAGGGTAGTTTAAAGTGCTGGAATTTAGGTGGGAAgttaattaaaaaaattgaacttAATGAGCCCATAATAACAGTCAAATCAGACTTCAAGAATTACATTATAGCACAGGGCCAGAAGAAAACTTTTATAATTCATATCCGTACGTTTGAAATAGTCAGTATCGAAATGGGTAtgtcaattgaagaatttgagaACAGCTTCGTTGACGTGGATTATGGAGACTCAAACGTTGTTATTTGCTATGAATCAACAATCAAggtaattaattttaaaaatctAGGAAACGTAAGGCTTAAGGAGGTTATTTTGCCAGATGATGTAAGTATTCTTGAAAGCAAATTTCAAACGGTACCATATAGTAAATTGCATAATAGAGATTCAGAAATTGCCGGTAGTGATGGATTGATGTGTgccaatattttatctgATGACACAGTAATCGTGTGGAACATTAGAGACTCTGCAACTCAGATTGTTCCACAGTGCACAATTACACCTATATTTAATAAGCATCACCCAGCGATACCCAATGACCGTACTTATGCTACATCGATCGCATTAAATAACTCCGTAATAGCCATAGGAGGATACAATGGTTTTACtaatttgtataatatatttactGGTGACTTTATAAGAGAATGCTCCATTAAATTTCCCAAGAGACTTAGTCATATGTACCAGCATATTATTCCTATAAAAGATATCCAATTGAATGATAGTCCCACTTCGTCTAACGGTATAATAATATGCGGTGACGCTATTCAGTATTTCCAATTTGGTGAACCAAAGCAGCAGACAACAACTACGACTAAAAAGAGGTTGAATGTTGGGCCTTCCAACAAACAAGTTGTacatcaaaatatcaaagatGAAATAGACGATTATGAAAATCTACAGGAGGCGAAACACAGAAGAGAATTACTTTTCGCAAAGTATAATGGCGACAAATATGacgataatgatgatgagcTTTCAATAGCGATTGCCTTGAGTGAGAGCTTTCAGAATTCCAACGGTTCGAAAGCAGAAAgtgttgatgatgatgaagacgcACAGCTTAAACTAGCGATTGAGCTCTCGAAATCAACCGAAACAGAACCGGtggataatgatgatatagaaCAGATATTAAAGTTATCATTAATAGATCAATAA
- a CDS encoding DEHA2A03080p (similar to uniprot|Q08970 Saccharomyces cerevisiae YPL224C MMT2 Putative metal transporter involved in mitochondrial iron accumulation or uniprot|Q03218 Saccharomyces cerevisiae YMR177W MMT1 Putative metal transporter involved in mitochondrial iron accumulation), with amino-acid sequence MLKIGLISRSKPSLITLNLRYDNCAFSAGSGFSLRNFSTAYIIREPQITIPKVYQQYLARRNMSTKKDSDSSNHSHGTIDGESKHQHGDEHSHEHSLLGHSHSHSRHQPNEFLSVNTDTIKHNPAVRITWIGLLVNVVMAVSKGIGGVYFHSQSLIADAIHSISDMFADFLTLATVNVAQKVGSPTHYPLGYGKIETIGSVLVSGVLLFAGVSVGWSSLLQVFEFALPAYMFEYVSMIQIGHSHSHAGLGSGEVGGHSHSHVSDGVSDSSIVANSRPIPNINAAWLAGGSVIVKEMLYRKTMQIAVETNSKVLVANAWHHRVDSLTAVVALLTVAGGNIFNVAWLDSIGGLCVSMLIIKAGWDSFKTSIVELIDKGEDAESEVFSKVHDIITDEIKNVANNEFKIEKLSVLNSGAITNVYMTLSTSKEFRLKELNQIESNLVTAIKADYEFVRNIFILFKDSEQQKISQDRSTEHSHENKK; translated from the coding sequence ATGTTGAAGATAGGTCTAATTAGTAGACTGAAGCCTTCTTTGATCACCTTGAATTTGCGGTATGATAATTGTGCATTTTCAGCTGGTTCTGGGTTTAGTTTgagaaatttttcaacagCATATATAATAAGAGAACCTCAGATAACTATTCCTAAAGTATATCAACAATACCTAGCTAGAAGAAATATGTCTACGAAAAAGGATTCAGATTCATCAAATCATTCCCATGGTACAATAGATGGAGAATCTAAACATCAACACGGCGATGAACATAGCCACGAGCACAGCTTGCTTGGCCATTCACATTCCCATTCACGCCATCAACCGAATGAGTTCCTTTCAGTAAACACTGATACAATTAAGCATAATCCTGCGGTTCGTATCACATGGATTGGGTTATTGGTGAATGTGGTAATGGCTGTATCTAAAGGGATTGGTGGTGTTTATTTCCACTCCCAGTCGTTAATTGCAGATGCTATTCATTCGATTTCTGATATGTTTGCAGATTTTTTGACATTGGCTACAGTCAACGTAGCCCAGAAGGTTGGGTCGCCTACTCATTACCCGTTGGGATATGGTAAAATTGAAACGATCGGTTCGGTGTTAGTTAGTGGAGTTCTTTTATTTGCGGGTGTTTCAGTGGGCTGGTCTTCATTGCTAcaagtttttgaatttgcatTGCCAGCTTACATGTTTGAATATGTTTCTATGATCCAAATTGGCCATTCTCATTCGCATGCTGGATTGGGAAGTGGTGAAGTCGGTGGTCATAGTCATAGCCATGTGAGCGATGGAGTATCAGATTCATCTATAGTGGCTAATTCTAGGCCGATCCCTAACATCAATGCTGCTTGGTTAGCGGGTGGTTCTGTTATTGTCAAAGAGATGCTTTATCGTAAGACCATGCAAATTGCTGTTGAAACCAATTCTAAGGTCCTTGTTGCCAATGCTTGGCATCATAGAGTTGATTCTTTGACTGCCGTGGTCGCTTTATTAACTGTAGCTGGTggtaatatatttaatgttGCATGGTTAGATTCAATTGGTGGCTTATGTGTTTCAATGTTGATTATCAAAGCAGGTTGGGATAGTTTCAAAACTTCAATCGTTGAATTGATTGACAAGGGAGAGGATGCTGAGAGTGAAGTATTCTCTAAGGTTCACGATATCATAACAGacgaaattaaaaatgttGCTAACAACGAATTCAAGATCGAAAAATTGTCAGTCTTGAATTCTGGAGCAATTACTAATGTTTACATGACTCTTTCAACATCAAAAGAGTTTCGCCTTAAGGAGCTTAACCAAATAGAATCGAACTTGGTGACAGCCATTAAAGCAGACTATGAATTTgtaagaaatatttttattttattcaaagatTCAGAACAACAGAAGATCTCTCAAGATCGTTCTACCGAGCACTCtcatgaaaataaaaaatag
- a CDS encoding DEHA2A03036p (similar to uniprot|Q06494 Saccharomyces cerevisiae YPR127w), with amino-acid sequence MANTNYQTVKLDDKFGYGTMSLTWTPNPPPFEQSIETIKYVTTSDIGTKLLNGGEFYGMEDKELNLKLIKQFLESNDPKLNSELVISIKGGLKEDLAPDGSKEGVSKSIENIISYFPQDKAVRPTLIFEAARVDPTVPIAQTVSYIADYVKQGKIDGISLSEVGAQSIAKASDEFPISCVEVEFSLLCQDILSNGVLEECSKRNIPIIAYSPIGRGILTDSTVDNADTFLSSLDKNDFRRLFDKFNPENFEHNMVLVKELHKFAHTKKNTSLESLSLSWILKISGISNFEGIKQVTKILPIPSGSTKERINKNFGEIVDLTDDDLAEIQKICKSHEIKGLRYNKHMEALNFA; translated from the coding sequence ATGGCAAACACAAACTATCAAACTGTAAAACTTGACGATAAATTCGGATATGGTACAATGAGTCTTACATGGACTCCAAATCCACCTCCATTTGAACAATCGATCGAAACGATCAAATACGTAACAACCAGTGATATTGGTACTAAGTTGCTCAATGGGGGAGAATTTTATGGTATGGAAGATAAGGAACTTaatttgaagttgattAAACAGTTTTTGGAATCCAACGATCCAAAATTGAACTCGGAATTAGTTATTTCTATCAAAGGTGGCTTAAAAGAGGACTTAGCCCCTGACGGATCAAAAGAAGGTGTttccaaatcaattgaaaatatcatctCCTATTTTCCTCAAGATAAGGCCGTGAGACCAACTCTAATCTTTGAAGCAGCTAGGGTTGACCCAACGGTGCCAATTGCACAAACAGTATCATATATTGCTGATTATGTGAAACAAGGAAAGATCGATGGAATCTCTCTTTCAGAAGTTGGAGCTCAATCTATTGCAAAGGCGTCCGATGAGTTTCCTATTTCTTGTGTCGAAGTTGAATTTTCATTGTTGTGTCAAGACATATTAAGCAATGGTGTATTAGAAGAATGCTCGAAACGTAACATTCCAATTATCGCTTATTCTCCTATTGGCAGAGGCATTCTTACTGATTCTACTGTGGATAATGCTGACACTTTCTTGTCACTGTTggataaaaatgatttcaGAAGATTATTTGACAAATTCAATCCTGAAAACTTCGAACATAACATGGTCTTAGTAAAAGAGTTGCATAAGTTTGCACATACTAAGAAGAATACATCCTTAGAATCCTTATCTCTCTCTTggattttgaagatttccggaatttcaaatttcgAAGGTATTAAACAAGTAACTAAGATTTTGCCAATTCCAAGTGGGTCTACTAAGGAAAGAATCAACAAGAATTTTGGTGAAATTGTTGACTTGACAGATGACGATTTAGCTGAAATCCAGAAGATTTGTAAGTCCCATGAAATAAAGGGCTTAAGATACAATAAGCACATGGAAGCTTTGAATTTTGCCTAA
- a CDS encoding DEHA2A03058p (similar to uniprot|Q09176 Schizosaccharomyces pombe Splicing factor U2AF 23 kDa subunit), whose amino-acid sequence MSYREDRIICTFYTKIGACRHGEKCSRKHVKPSSSDTILLPNLYQNPKLNKNDGEELNPKQVQEYFDHFYKDIFLKFALFGEVYSMVVCENDNNHLNGNVYVKFANEDSAYNAVMLLNQEWFGGRPVHCELSPVESFHDANCRAYESSTCNRGDHCNFMHIHKPTPQLKSSLFKSQEKSTLTKQLQLLRGELTGSSENENVQQDAAGEQISKPAETTSTETVEKLFASSIPSHI is encoded by the coding sequence ATGAGTTACAGAGAAGATAGAATAATATGTACCTTCTATACCAAGATAGGTGCATGTAGACACGGAGAGAAATGTTCAAGAAAACATGTTAAACCATCATCTTCAGATACAATCTTGCTTCCAAATTTATATCAGAACCCAAAGCTTAATAAGAACGATGGCGAAGAATTAAACCCAAAACAAGTCCAGGAATACTTCGATCATTTTtataaagatatatttcttAAGTTTGCATTATTTGGTGAGGTCTATTCTATGGTGGTGTGTGAAAACGATAATAATCATTTGAACGGAAATGTATACGTTAAATTTGCCAACGAGGATTCAGCCTACAATGCTGTAATGCTTCTAAATCAAGAGTGGTTTGGAGGACGTCCGGTGCACTGTGAGTTATCTCCAGTAGAGAGTTTCCACGATGCCAATTGTAGGGCATATGAAAGTTCTACGTGTAATAGAGGCGATCACTGTAATTTTATGCATATACACAAGCCAACCCCCCAACTTAAGTCCAGTCTATTCAAAAGTCAAGAGAAGAGTACATTAACGAAACAACTACAACTTTTACGAGGAGAATTGACTGGTAGCCTGGAAAACGAAAATGTCCAACAAGATGCTGCTGGCGAACAAATTTCCAAACCTGCTGAAACCACTTCCACAGAAACAGTTGAAAAACTCTTTGCAAGTAGCATACCGTCACATATATAG